In the Thalassoglobus sp. JC818 genome, one interval contains:
- a CDS encoding sulfatase produces MRSALIVLFLCTSWADGADRPNFVVIFTDDQGYEDVGCFGASDFETPRLDEMAEQGMKFTNFYAQPICGPSRAALMTGCYPMRVAERGNTKQVHPILHEDEITIAEVLKAQGYATACFGKWDLAKHAQSGFYVDLLPTHQGFDFFFGTPTSNDRIANLYRNEKLIEPKTDMATLTKRYTDEAISFIETNQSRPFFVYIPHTMPHTRLDASADFRGKSERGLYGDVLEEIDFNVGRILDTIEELDLADNTYVLFTSDNGPWLIKNKDFANGRLPDDHGGSAGKLRSGKVSTFEGGVRVPAILWGPGRVPPNTTCESIATTMDIFPTFAALAHAEVPDDRVIDGDDIRHLFHGEFDKADPDKAYFYYLRVHLQAVRQGKWKLHLPRDKEPIGAAPFSRNNHIGPEDRVGFDSPFLVDLENDLGETTDVSDENPQIVERLLSLVEKMREDLGDFDRVGKNMRFFDLAGERPDVPPVPQPKTPAKQK; encoded by the coding sequence ATGAGAAGTGCGTTAATCGTCCTGTTCCTATGCACCTCATGGGCTGATGGGGCTGACAGGCCAAACTTTGTCGTCATCTTTACAGACGATCAGGGTTATGAAGATGTCGGCTGCTTCGGCGCATCCGATTTCGAGACACCTCGGCTTGATGAAATGGCTGAGCAGGGCATGAAGTTTACGAACTTCTATGCGCAGCCGATTTGCGGACCGTCGCGGGCAGCATTGATGACCGGGTGCTACCCAATGAGAGTCGCCGAACGGGGAAACACCAAACAGGTCCACCCGATCTTGCATGAAGATGAAATCACCATCGCCGAGGTGCTCAAAGCTCAGGGTTACGCGACGGCTTGTTTCGGAAAATGGGACTTGGCAAAACATGCACAGTCGGGATTCTATGTCGACCTGCTCCCTACGCATCAGGGCTTCGATTTCTTTTTCGGAACACCCACCAGCAACGATCGTATCGCGAATCTCTACCGCAACGAAAAATTAATTGAGCCGAAAACCGATATGGCGACGCTAACCAAGCGTTACACCGACGAAGCGATCTCTTTTATTGAGACGAATCAGAGTCGTCCGTTTTTTGTTTATATCCCACATACGATGCCGCACACACGTCTTGATGCATCCGCCGATTTTCGTGGAAAAAGCGAACGCGGGCTGTATGGAGACGTCCTCGAAGAAATTGACTTCAACGTGGGAAGAATTCTCGACACGATCGAAGAACTCGACTTGGCTGACAATACATATGTCTTATTCACCAGCGACAACGGTCCGTGGCTGATTAAAAACAAAGACTTCGCCAACGGTCGACTTCCCGATGACCATGGTGGTTCAGCCGGCAAGCTGCGAAGTGGAAAAGTCTCCACATTTGAAGGAGGAGTCCGCGTTCCCGCAATTCTCTGGGGGCCTGGTCGCGTTCCACCGAATACGACATGCGAGTCGATCGCGACGACAATGGATATCTTCCCAACGTTTGCAGCTTTGGCTCATGCGGAGGTTCCTGATGATCGCGTGATTGACGGCGATGACATTCGCCATCTCTTCCATGGAGAGTTCGACAAGGCCGATCCAGACAAAGCGTATTTCTACTATCTGCGGGTTCATCTTCAGGCTGTTCGTCAGGGAAAGTGGAAGCTTCATCTTCCTCGCGACAAAGAACCGATCGGGGCTGCACCCTTCAGTCGAAATAATCACATTGGCCCTGAAGATCGAGTCGGTTTCGATAGTCCGTTTCTCGTCGACTTAGAGAACGATTTGGGCGAAACGACAGATGTCTCCGATGAGAATCCACAAATCGTGGAGCGTCTGTTGTCACTCGTTGAAAAGATGCGAGAAGACCTTGGTGACTTCGACCGCGTCGGAAAGAACATGCGATTCTTTGACTTGGCTGGGGAGCGACCAGACGTTCCTCCGGTTCCGCAACCAAAAACTCCAGCAAAGCAGAAATAA
- a CDS encoding arylsulfatase produces MTSRFSWTLSLLSVLFLALAGASETCGAEKTPNVVLIFVDDLGYGDLGCYGATKVQTPNIDKLAAEGRRFTDAHSVSAVCTPSRFALLTGEYPVRAKDGMGIWGPAPVTSPLLVDPDKTTIADLFKKRGYDTAAFGKWHLGFKTGSNDWQAPLSPGPRDLGFDSYFGVPVVNSAPPYVFVENEHIVGSDPSDPIVHVGRKADEVTPITEIPPEAAQRSANQFGGAIEAHKRYNDYEVGTTLANKSVEWIRAHQDNPFFLYLATTNIHHPFTPAERFQGTSQCGLYGDYIHELDWMVGEILNCLDENGLADNTLVIFTSDNGGMFNLGGQNAFDAGHRQNGELLGFKFGVWEGGHRVPFIVRWPGKVKAGTVSDQLIGNVDMLATFAALTDQELEKAQQADSVNVLPALLGETEGALRDHLVLAPHQGTHLSIRKGKWMYIPKQGSGGFKGKKPGDHAFGGPPAIQFVGSVNSDIEDGKIRKDAPPAQLYDLETDRSQTRNVVNEHPALVKELDELLSRYAPPEVEKSSKAAPKTAASQSIRSTTFDFESGELAPWKVIEGEFGNVVGQREKFFHNGQEYNKQGQYYLTTLEASPEAVKGSDPQTGVIVSPIFIPSEKAMTFRVGGGQGGQTYVALCTADGKEVLLARGINSQVMQIVEWDLTPYLGQHVYLKIVDRSTTGWGHVTVDDFQFDAKVLPEYPELSANP; encoded by the coding sequence ATGACATCTCGATTCTCTTGGACTCTCTCACTCCTATCAGTTCTCTTTCTGGCCTTGGCTGGGGCGAGTGAAACGTGTGGGGCTGAGAAGACGCCGAATGTTGTTCTGATCTTTGTAGATGATCTCGGTTACGGAGATCTGGGTTGCTATGGAGCAACAAAAGTTCAGACTCCAAACATCGATAAACTCGCCGCCGAGGGGAGACGCTTCACCGATGCACATTCAGTCTCCGCAGTTTGCACGCCTTCGCGATTTGCATTGCTGACAGGTGAGTACCCCGTCCGGGCCAAAGATGGAATGGGGATTTGGGGGCCTGCTCCGGTGACATCTCCTTTGCTTGTCGATCCTGACAAAACGACAATTGCAGATCTCTTTAAGAAAAGAGGCTACGACACGGCAGCTTTCGGGAAATGGCATCTGGGGTTTAAGACTGGTTCAAATGACTGGCAGGCACCTTTAAGTCCCGGTCCACGCGATCTCGGTTTCGACAGCTATTTCGGTGTGCCGGTGGTCAATAGCGCCCCTCCGTATGTTTTCGTTGAGAATGAGCACATCGTCGGTAGTGATCCATCCGATCCGATTGTCCATGTCGGCCGAAAAGCTGACGAGGTCACTCCGATCACAGAGATTCCTCCAGAAGCTGCTCAGCGATCCGCGAATCAGTTTGGCGGTGCGATTGAGGCTCACAAGCGGTACAACGACTATGAGGTTGGCACAACTCTCGCAAATAAATCGGTCGAGTGGATTCGTGCACATCAGGACAATCCCTTCTTCCTATATCTCGCGACGACAAACATTCATCACCCATTTACACCTGCAGAGCGATTTCAGGGGACCAGTCAGTGCGGCCTCTATGGGGATTACATTCACGAGCTTGATTGGATGGTCGGTGAGATTCTCAATTGCCTCGATGAGAATGGGTTGGCTGACAACACGCTTGTGATCTTTACCAGCGACAACGGCGGCATGTTCAACCTTGGAGGGCAAAACGCATTCGATGCTGGTCACAGACAAAACGGCGAACTGCTGGGATTTAAGTTCGGTGTCTGGGAAGGGGGGCATCGTGTCCCGTTCATTGTGCGGTGGCCCGGCAAAGTTAAAGCTGGAACTGTTTCCGATCAGTTGATCGGTAACGTGGATATGCTCGCCACATTCGCAGCTTTGACTGACCAGGAACTCGAAAAAGCGCAGCAGGCCGATAGCGTCAACGTGCTTCCAGCTCTGCTCGGCGAAACCGAAGGGGCGTTGCGAGACCATCTCGTTCTGGCTCCGCATCAGGGGACACATCTCTCCATTCGAAAAGGGAAGTGGATGTATATACCCAAGCAAGGAAGCGGAGGATTCAAGGGAAAGAAGCCGGGCGATCACGCATTTGGCGGCCCACCTGCGATTCAGTTCGTGGGTTCAGTCAACAGCGACATTGAAGATGGAAAGATTCGAAAAGATGCTCCCCCAGCGCAGCTCTACGATCTCGAGACTGATCGAAGTCAGACTCGAAACGTTGTCAACGAACATCCAGCGCTCGTCAAAGAACTGGACGAACTCTTGAGTCGATACGCTCCGCCTGAAGTTGAGAAGTCGTCCAAAGCAGCTCCGAAGACGGCCGCCAGCCAAAGCATCCGGAGCACGACCTTCGACTTTGAATCGGGAGAACTCGCTCCATGGAAAGTGATCGAAGGAGAGTTCGGAAATGTCGTTGGGCAACGTGAGAAGTTCTTTCACAATGGGCAGGAATACAACAAACAGGGGCAATACTATCTGACGACTCTTGAGGCTTCGCCCGAAGCTGTGAAGGGATCGGATCCGCAAACAGGCGTGATTGTGTCCCCAATCTTCATCCCTTCAGAAAAGGCGATGACTTTTCGTGTCGGAGGAGGACAAGGGGGCCAGACATACGTCGCACTGTGTACTGCCGACGGGAAAGAGGTGTTACTCGCCCGAGGGATCAATAGCCAGGTCATGCAAATCGTGGAATGGGACCTGACACCATACCTTGGGCAACATGTGTATCTGAAAATTGTTGATCGATCGACGACCGGATGGGGGCATGTGACTGTGGACGACTTTCAATTCGATGCGAAAGTCTTGCCAGAGTATCCTGAACTCTCGGCAAATCCCTAG
- a CDS encoding sulfatase-like hydrolase/transferase, producing the protein MKCSVALLFVLSVGFEAAQYPVEIQADDRPNIIMLLADDLGYRDLSCFGSPAVKTPHLDRLATEGMKFTRFYAGSAVCSPTRASVLTGRYPLRFNITRHFNDVNRWLPESATTIAELLQDAGYNTAHVGKWHLGGLHVNEHGERLTDQPGPRQHGFDVYQTQIEQQPLRTEMGRDRTLFRNGGTVLLRNDRQVGADDPYYSKHLTDANCDFAVEQIEEFAKQDKPFFLNVWWLVPHKPYEPAPEPYWSETATDGISDDQHRFRSMMQHMDGKVGQILDKLDSLGIAENTLVVFASDNGAAFEGYIGDLKGGKTDLHDGGLRVPMIARWPAQISSRKVSEFFGHTNDLLPTFCEAAGVTIPQDISIDGLSLLPHMKGESIPDSSKRGTVFWQLDLYKSMQRHEPKPKPFATEVAMNGKWKLLAKNGEPVELFDISVDPNERRNLISEQPEVVQSMVAELNAWLNAPRVIQE; encoded by the coding sequence ATGAAGTGCTCTGTGGCTTTGCTTTTTGTTCTGAGCGTTGGATTCGAAGCGGCTCAGTATCCCGTCGAGATACAAGCTGACGATCGACCGAACATCATTATGCTTTTGGCGGACGATCTCGGTTATCGAGACCTCTCCTGCTTTGGAAGTCCAGCAGTTAAAACTCCGCATCTTGATCGACTTGCAACCGAGGGGATGAAGTTCACGAGATTCTATGCGGGCTCCGCGGTCTGCTCTCCGACGCGTGCTTCTGTTTTGACGGGACGATATCCGCTTCGGTTTAACATCACTCGACACTTCAACGATGTAAACCGGTGGTTGCCGGAATCAGCAACGACGATTGCAGAGCTCCTTCAAGATGCTGGCTACAACACTGCTCATGTTGGAAAGTGGCATCTAGGAGGCTTGCACGTGAATGAGCACGGCGAGCGATTGACCGATCAGCCCGGGCCTCGCCAGCATGGATTCGACGTCTATCAGACGCAAATTGAACAGCAACCGTTGCGAACGGAAATGGGGCGCGATCGGACTCTCTTCCGAAATGGGGGAACGGTTTTGCTCCGCAATGATCGTCAGGTTGGAGCCGATGATCCTTACTACTCAAAGCACTTGACAGACGCCAATTGTGACTTCGCAGTCGAGCAGATCGAAGAGTTCGCCAAGCAAGATAAACCCTTCTTCCTCAACGTCTGGTGGCTTGTTCCGCATAAACCATACGAACCAGCTCCCGAACCGTATTGGTCAGAAACCGCAACGGACGGAATTAGTGATGATCAGCATCGCTTCCGTTCCATGATGCAGCACATGGATGGAAAAGTCGGTCAGATCTTGGACAAACTGGACAGCCTCGGGATTGCGGAGAACACGCTCGTTGTGTTCGCGAGCGACAACGGAGCTGCCTTCGAGGGTTACATCGGCGATTTAAAAGGCGGAAAGACAGATCTGCACGATGGCGGGCTGCGCGTCCCAATGATCGCCCGCTGGCCTGCTCAGATTTCGAGCCGGAAGGTCTCTGAATTCTTTGGTCACACGAACGATTTACTGCCTACGTTTTGCGAAGCAGCAGGTGTCACAATTCCTCAAGACATCTCGATTGATGGTCTCAGTCTGTTGCCGCATATGAAAGGTGAATCCATACCGGACTCCAGTAAACGTGGAACGGTCTTCTGGCAACTTGATCTCTATAAGAGCATGCAAAGGCATGAACCAAAACCGAAGCCATTCGCAACTGAAGTTGCCATGAACGGAAAATGGAAGCTGCTGGCTAAGAATGGAGAACCAGTTGAGCTGTTCGACATCTCCGTTGATCCCAACGAGAGGCGGAATCTGATCAGCGAACAACCTGAAGTTGTGCAATCCATGGTTGCAGAACTCAATGCTTGGTTAAACGCTCCTCGTGTTATACAAGAGTAA
- a CDS encoding aldo/keto reductase, with protein METRQLGRTGIEVSLLSIGGLYTSSLAGGVSETERIMHRAIELGVNAIDTAPAYADSERTVGQAIAGTDAPLVITTKLGGRPQPFDPQDLSGLRESVEESLRLLGRDQIDVLMIHEPDRPQQYPWWTSYDPLDGPVLELIDDLKAEGKIRFSGLAGTTVTEMTSLIQSDCFDVVLTAFNYNVLFREAAETVIPAAAEHDMGIVLGSVFGQGFLTRRAEVEVREKPFWLAETRRQQLLAYYDLLDQLEMPAYELCLRFAVSNPAISTIPIGCKTVEHLEASVEAVEKGPLSEEVLIRIDDIAAMVPRRPWEEPMILPFGKDYYGPGIANMGAAVQVGKLKLEV; from the coding sequence ATGGAAACAAGACAGCTCGGTCGAACCGGGATCGAAGTGAGCCTGCTCTCGATTGGCGGACTCTACACCTCTTCGCTGGCTGGAGGTGTGTCTGAGACCGAACGCATCATGCACCGGGCGATTGAGCTGGGTGTGAATGCAATCGACACTGCCCCCGCTTACGCAGACAGCGAAAGAACTGTCGGGCAAGCCATTGCAGGCACCGATGCTCCACTGGTCATTACGACGAAACTCGGCGGACGTCCTCAGCCATTCGATCCGCAAGATCTGAGCGGGTTGCGTGAGTCTGTCGAGGAAAGCTTGCGACTTCTCGGACGTGATCAGATTGATGTTCTGATGATTCATGAACCGGATCGTCCACAACAATATCCCTGGTGGACAAGCTATGACCCGTTGGACGGACCTGTTCTTGAGCTCATCGATGACCTGAAGGCAGAGGGGAAGATTCGGTTCAGCGGGCTCGCGGGTACGACCGTGACGGAAATGACATCGTTGATTCAGAGTGACTGTTTCGATGTCGTCCTGACCGCTTTCAACTACAACGTTCTGTTCCGAGAAGCTGCTGAGACCGTAATTCCCGCAGCTGCGGAACACGACATGGGAATCGTGTTGGGGTCGGTGTTTGGCCAAGGCTTCCTGACTCGACGTGCCGAAGTCGAAGTTCGCGAGAAACCGTTCTGGCTGGCAGAAACGAGAAGGCAACAGTTATTGGCGTATTACGATCTGCTCGATCAGTTGGAGATGCCAGCCTACGAGTTGTGCCTCCGATTCGCGGTGTCGAATCCTGCGATTTCGACGATTCCGATCGGTTGCAAGACTGTCGAGCATTTGGAGGCGAGCGTTGAGGCTGTCGAAAAAGGTCCTCTCTCTGAAGAAGTTCTCATTCGAATCGATGATATCGCCGCCATGGTTCCTCGTCGTCCATGGGAAGAACCCATGATTCTTCCATTCGGAAAAGATTACTATGGTCCGGGGATCGCCAATATGGGAGCGGCAGTCCAAGTCGGGAAATTAAAACTCGAAGTGTGA
- a CDS encoding 3-hydroxyacyl-ACP dehydratase FabZ family protein — translation MRFSLIDRITGLERDESITAIKNLTLAEEYLQDHFPGFPVMPGVLLVESLVQSCGWLMRYSCDFAYSTVLLEEAKAVKFNKFLAPGNSMTIDCRVQKKDDDGTRWTFKAAGSVDDTNIVSAKLTLTQFNLADQYPKIASGDELQTQHAKELFATLGGEELTKASSV, via the coding sequence ATGCGATTTTCGTTGATTGATCGAATCACCGGACTTGAGCGTGATGAGTCAATCACCGCGATCAAGAACCTGACACTTGCTGAGGAATACCTTCAAGACCACTTTCCTGGATTTCCTGTGATGCCCGGTGTTCTCCTGGTGGAGTCACTTGTCCAGAGTTGCGGTTGGTTGATGCGTTATTCTTGCGACTTCGCTTACAGCACTGTGCTTCTCGAAGAAGCGAAAGCAGTGAAGTTCAACAAGTTTCTCGCACCCGGGAATTCGATGACCATCGATTGCCGAGTTCAGAAAAAAGACGACGACGGAACCCGCTGGACATTCAAAGCAGCTGGTTCTGTCGATGATACCAATATCGTGAGTGCCAAGCTGACGCTCACACAATTCAATCTTGCGGACCAGTATCCGAAGATTGCATCCGGCGATGAATTACAGACTCAGCACGCGAAAGAACTCTTCGCGACGCTGGGCGGAGAAGAACTCACGAAGGCGTCATCTGTTTAG
- the fabG gene encoding 3-oxoacyl-[acyl-carrier-protein] reductase yields MFKLEGRVALVTGGSRGIGKAVVEGLAKAGAKVAFVYRSSKEAADAMVSELAEQNLETLAIQGDVSSKDDAERIVSEVVEKWERIDILVNNAGIIKDGLLATMEKEDWQAVIDTNLTGVYNFAQSVMRQMMSQRYGRIISVSSVAAEFGNQGQVNYAASKGGIQGLTRCLATEVGRRNITVNAVAPGFIETDMTVAVRNAAEDEIKKRISVRRLGKPEDIANAVVFLASEEAGYITGHVLTVDGGLTLGGF; encoded by the coding sequence ATGTTCAAGCTCGAAGGACGTGTCGCGTTGGTGACAGGCGGAAGCCGGGGAATTGGCAAAGCTGTCGTGGAAGGACTCGCAAAAGCGGGTGCGAAAGTCGCATTCGTCTATCGCTCGAGCAAAGAAGCCGCTGACGCGATGGTTTCTGAACTGGCCGAACAAAACCTCGAAACCCTCGCGATTCAGGGCGATGTTTCCAGCAAGGACGACGCTGAACGGATCGTCTCGGAAGTCGTCGAGAAGTGGGAACGAATCGATATCCTCGTTAATAACGCGGGAATCATCAAAGATGGCCTGCTAGCGACGATGGAGAAAGAAGACTGGCAAGCTGTCATCGACACCAATCTGACCGGCGTTTACAACTTTGCACAGTCGGTCATGCGACAAATGATGTCCCAGCGATATGGCCGCATTATTAGCGTCTCCAGCGTAGCTGCCGAGTTCGGAAATCAGGGACAAGTCAACTACGCCGCGAGCAAAGGGGGCATTCAGGGATTGACCCGATGTCTCGCCACAGAAGTCGGTCGACGCAATATCACCGTGAATGCCGTCGCTCCAGGTTTCATCGAAACAGACATGACAGTCGCTGTCCGAAACGCAGCTGAAGACGAAATCAAAAAGCGCATCTCCGTTCGACGTCTTGGAAAACCTGAAGATATCGCCAATGCGGTTGTTTTTCTGGCGAGCGAAGAAGCGGGATACATCACCGGGCATGTCCTGACCGTTGACGGCGGATTGACCCTCGGTGGATTTTAA
- a CDS encoding acyl carrier protein, producing the protein MADQEEVFEKIREVLEDALGVDEDEVTPEATLIGDLGAESIDFLDIVFRLEKAFDIKIPRGELFPENLASADSGFVVDGKVTDTGIAEMREKMPHADIDSFAKDPAVSNVQNLFTVDMICKFIGSKLDS; encoded by the coding sequence ATGGCAGATCAAGAAGAAGTGTTTGAGAAGATTCGAGAAGTACTCGAAGACGCTCTCGGAGTCGACGAAGACGAAGTCACTCCCGAAGCAACTCTGATTGGCGATTTGGGTGCAGAGTCGATCGACTTCCTCGACATCGTTTTTCGATTGGAAAAAGCATTCGACATCAAGATTCCTCGTGGAGAACTCTTCCCCGAAAATCTTGCGTCAGCAGACTCAGGTTTCGTCGTTGATGGCAAAGTCACCGACACAGGGATCGCCGAAATGCGAGAAAAGATGCCTCACGCAGACATCGACAGCTTCGCGAAAGATCCAGCAGTCTCAAACGTCCAGAATCTTTTCACTGTCGACATGATCTGCAAGTTCATCGGCAGCAAGCTGGACAGCTAA
- a CDS encoding 3-hydroxyacyl-ACP dehydratase FabZ family protein has translation MRWFWIDKFIEFESGKQARSIKNVSLSEEHLHDHYPGFPVMPCSLIMEGMAQTGGILLGESHKFKYLVFLAKVPKFKSHRPVRPGDQLIYTATLTDAREEGGMTSVVAHCGDELVAEAEIVFAHVTEEDAGIPKGVNQKNVVEVGLAGVLAESGIND, from the coding sequence ATGAGATGGTTTTGGATTGATAAGTTCATCGAGTTCGAGAGCGGAAAACAGGCTCGATCGATCAAGAACGTCTCACTCTCAGAAGAGCATCTGCACGATCACTATCCCGGGTTTCCGGTGATGCCGTGCTCTCTGATCATGGAAGGTATGGCCCAAACGGGTGGAATCCTTCTCGGTGAATCGCACAAGTTCAAGTACTTGGTGTTTCTGGCGAAGGTGCCGAAGTTCAAGTCACATCGGCCAGTGCGTCCGGGTGATCAGTTGATCTACACAGCGACTCTGACCGATGCTCGGGAAGAAGGCGGCATGACCTCTGTTGTCGCCCATTGTGGAGACGAACTCGTCGCAGAAGCAGAGATCGTTTTTGCACACGTCACCGAAGAAGATGCTGGGATTCCGAAAGGTGTCAATCAGAAAAACGTCGTCGAAGTCGGACTCGCAGGCGTTCTCGCAGAATCCGGTATCAACGATTGA
- a CDS encoding arylsulfatase has protein sequence MIKQMRPLREISSAIVTAVVMIACYEATAAETIPTKPNIVFILADDMGSGDVQALNPSSKIPTPNLNRLAEQGMTFTDAHTPSAVCTPTRYGTLTGRYCWRTKLTSGVLNGYGTPLISPERTTVAEFLQSQGYTTGAVGKWHLGLGFAKEGKDFDFSKPVSDGPHTHGFQESHIIPASLDFPPYVFIEDGGITQFPGITQPAQKFPKFLRKGERSDDFVMEEVLDHLLDRATAFVSDHADDESPFFLYFPLTAPHKPVWPHPKYVGKTELGPYGDFVHQVDDIVGQFLKSLDDSGVADETLVIYTSDNGSFMYRYEDGRPDHLDDESVQGYRPEHHTANAKLRGTKADIWEAGHRVPFFVRWPQVVRAGSMCDTPICLTDFFATVADINNAPLEGDTAPDSFSFLECLQEKELSTPRPPVINHSVNGTFAIRDGDWKLVLSDGSGGREAPKGKPFQKPYQLYNLKSDLGEKENVIDQHPEIAEKLERQCQEIREAGHSRIAGAGQ, from the coding sequence ATGATAAAACAGATGCGCCCGCTGCGAGAAATCTCTTCAGCCATCGTTACTGCAGTCGTCATGATTGCCTGTTACGAAGCTACCGCCGCTGAAACCATTCCGACGAAGCCGAACATCGTCTTCATTCTTGCTGACGATATGGGCTCAGGGGATGTTCAGGCTCTGAATCCTTCGTCGAAAATCCCGACTCCGAACCTCAATCGCCTTGCTGAGCAGGGAATGACGTTCACCGATGCGCATACGCCTTCGGCGGTCTGCACTCCGACACGCTATGGAACGTTGACCGGTCGCTACTGCTGGCGGACAAAGTTGACGAGTGGCGTTCTCAACGGTTACGGAACACCTCTCATTTCCCCGGAACGGACAACTGTCGCCGAGTTCCTGCAGAGTCAGGGATACACCACCGGAGCAGTTGGCAAGTGGCATCTCGGGTTGGGATTCGCCAAAGAAGGGAAGGACTTTGATTTCTCAAAGCCTGTTTCTGACGGTCCTCATACGCATGGCTTTCAAGAGTCGCACATCATCCCAGCATCTCTCGATTTCCCGCCGTACGTGTTTATCGAGGACGGAGGAATCACTCAATTTCCTGGTATCACTCAACCTGCTCAAAAGTTTCCGAAATTTCTTCGCAAGGGAGAGCGATCGGACGACTTCGTCATGGAGGAAGTCCTGGATCACTTGCTCGATCGAGCGACAGCATTTGTGTCTGATCATGCTGATGATGAGTCACCGTTCTTTCTCTACTTCCCTCTGACAGCTCCGCACAAACCTGTCTGGCCGCATCCGAAATACGTCGGAAAGACAGAGTTGGGGCCATACGGCGATTTCGTACATCAGGTGGACGACATTGTCGGACAGTTTCTGAAGAGCCTGGATGATTCAGGAGTAGCTGACGAGACACTCGTCATTTACACGAGCGACAATGGATCATTCATGTACCGCTATGAAGATGGTCGTCCGGATCATCTGGATGATGAATCCGTTCAGGGATATCGACCGGAACATCACACGGCCAATGCCAAGCTGCGCGGAACGAAAGCGGACATCTGGGAAGCTGGCCATCGCGTGCCGTTTTTCGTTCGCTGGCCGCAAGTCGTCCGAGCTGGATCGATGTGCGATACGCCAATCTGTCTCACCGACTTCTTCGCGACTGTTGCAGACATCAACAACGCTCCGCTTGAAGGTGATACTGCTCCAGACAGCTTCAGTTTCCTGGAGTGCTTGCAGGAGAAAGAACTCTCCACACCGCGTCCTCCCGTCATCAATCACTCAGTGAATGGGACGTTTGCCATTCGTGATGGGGATTGGAAACTCGTTTTGAGTGATGGCTCCGGCGGTAGAGAAGCACCGAAAGGCAAGCCGTTTCAAAAGCCATATCAGCTTTACAATCTCAAGTCCGATCTTGGCGAGAAAGAGAACGTGATCGATCAGCATCCTGAGATCGCTGAAAAGCTCGAACGCCAATGCCAAGAAATTCGCGAAGCTGGCCACAGTCGCATCGCTGGCGCTGGTCAATAA
- a CDS encoding sigma-70 family RNA polymerase sigma factor has product MNDPLSESEVEELVAQVIHGDRAALGKLFDFHRNRLWRIVNFRLDTRLVGRVDADDILQESYINAEKRIEHFLHDSPEGFFIWLRLIVNQTMVDVHRRHLGAKARDASRDRSVSGGWSSKSTSFSLSHHLLGHLTSPSNAAVRAELSQQLSVALESMGDLDREVLALRHFEELTNSETATVLNLSEQAASLRYVRALGRLKKILIAIPGFQEYDLE; this is encoded by the coding sequence ATGAATGACCCATTGTCAGAATCCGAGGTTGAAGAGTTAGTCGCGCAAGTGATCCACGGTGATCGGGCAGCGTTGGGCAAGCTTTTTGATTTTCATAGAAATCGTCTGTGGCGAATCGTCAATTTCAGACTCGACACCCGACTGGTGGGCCGGGTCGATGCGGACGACATTCTGCAAGAGTCATACATCAATGCTGAGAAGAGAATCGAACACTTTCTGCATGACTCGCCGGAAGGATTCTTCATCTGGCTGCGGCTCATCGTGAATCAAACGATGGTCGATGTCCACCGACGTCATCTCGGAGCTAAAGCAAGAGACGCCAGCCGGGACCGTTCTGTCAGCGGTGGATGGAGTTCCAAGTCGACATCGTTCTCGCTCTCGCATCACCTCCTCGGACATCTCACCTCACCCAGCAATGCTGCGGTTCGCGCGGAACTGTCGCAGCAATTGAGTGTCGCTTTGGAATCGATGGGTGACCTCGATCGCGAAGTCCTCGCTCTGCGCCACTTCGAAGAATTGACAAACAGTGAGACCGCAACAGTGCTCAATCTGTCAGAACAGGCAGCGAGTCTGAGATACGTTCGCGCACTCGGTCGACTTAAAAAGATCCTGATCGCCATCCCCGGTTTTCAAGAGTATGATCTTGAATAA